In Setaria italica strain Yugu1 chromosome IX, Setaria_italica_v2.0, whole genome shotgun sequence, the genomic stretch TTTTACACTACTGGAGTAACTGTATTCCAATGTGTAAACAAAGGAGCTACATCCTAAAGCAGCAGCAACACCAACAAATGATTCAGTAACTGCTAGTTATACATAACTTTGCAATGAACAAGCATCACTGTCACTATAGTGCCATATGTAAATACTTTTCCTTGGAAAGATTTGAAGCATGCCAAAGAAATCGATATACTAAggatctttcaaaaaaagaaatcgGTATACTAAGGTGGCCAGGCTTACATAGTGTTACAAAACTATGCTCCCAATAGCTAGAACAGCCGCAATAAGACCTCTTGCTCTCACAGTGACATCAGTAATTGTGCATATTGCAACTCCTATAAGCAAAATCATTATGCTCAGCATTGTGTCCTGGGAATAATGTACATGGTCAAAGACAACCTCCAGAAGACATGATGCAGGTATCATGCACAGGTTTGTTATCTGAGCAACAGATTAAAATGAATTTATTTGTTAACAATTTATCGTTAGTTTAGCTACTGAAAATATTTACTCACCTGATAAAAGCCCACATAATTCCACAGCAAGCTCACATTCATCCCAAAAATCGACAAGTTTGAAAATATGACAAATTTAATCAGATCTGTTACCGGTAAGTGGGAGGGATGGCTCAGGCCTAACCACAAAAATACGATAGTCATCAAGGTGGTAGTCAAAAAATGAAGCCTGGTTAATGTTGTAGCTGCAAAGAAGAAAGTGTAATTAATGGAATGGAAGGAATACAGTAGAATCTCAGTTATCCAAATTCTCATTTCACAGTTTGTTGAGAAGGTGCAAAAATATGGTAGAATCTGCAAGTACCTAACATACtgcaaaatattaaataatGTTAACATGTTTATTGCTTCCATAGAGGCAATAAACCATCAAAAGACACGTTACCAATTTATGCCAAGGAAGTTTAATGTTAGCAGTAAGAAGAGGATAGGTTTCACTGTTTCAGGATCAGCAGGAACCTCTGAAAGTCAGAGAACTATGTAAGTTGGTTTTACAATTTTTCTTTGTTCATTAACAAATAAAATGTGGATATTTTGGTACAAATTTAATTTTCAATTAATATTTTATTGATAGAAGAGTATACACCATTCATAATAAGCACGGAATCCCTTTTCTTTAGATAAAATTGTGTAGGAAATTTGCATTAGCATCATTAAACCCACTAAAGTTTATAAGATGTCTGTCAGTTCTCTGAATATGCTCTCTCCAAGGAAATTGTACATGAATTACCACCACTTCCTTTTTCAGCAAAGCCAAATAGGTTAACACTGATTTaactttttaaaataaaaaaatatgcattCGGTTTGAACTCTAATAAAGCCCACGAAGATACAATAAAGATAACACCCCTCAATAGCCACAAATACAAGAAATATAGACTAGCCATTGATAAATAACTCTTCACTGCACAGACATACCAAAACTAAATCCATGAGCCATTAAAGCTTTGTAGACCATGATGATTCCAACCGATGTAGTAACATTGAAAGTCCATGATGAAAAATCTAGAACAATTTTCTTATCGATGTCTTTAGAGAACTCATATCTATTTTAGGCTTGCCCAAATGAACAAGGCCATAAGATTTAGGAATCCAAGCTTCAACCGCAGAAAATGAAGTGGTTAATTATATGTGTGAAATGTAGTAGGGAACAGTGTGCAGGTGCGAAAATTAACCAGAGCAGTTCACCCAGTAAGCAGAAGAATCTGTATGCAGCTATGCAAGACCGATATGGACACATAAGTTAGTTTCAAGACAATGCGGATATGCTTAGATGCCATTTTCCCATAAAACCAAATAGGCGAATGTACTTTACTATTTGTTAAAAGGAAAGTTGCTCCCAGGTTCTACTACGTAAGTTCTATTACATTACATACTGGAAATCTCAAATTTAGCACATAATAAATAGCAATAAGCTGCTAGCTAGCAGCCTAGAACAACTTGCACTCTGGTTCAATGGCTCATCTTCCACCTAGTCTTCTTCTACATCCACATTTTCTTCATTTTGAAGCTGTTGAAAGATAGGTGCAGTCACATGTGGCCATGTGGGCACACTCTAATTCCAGACTTTCATATTTGAAGCACATTTGATTCAATTGTAGCATACTTCCACTATACTCCCTAAAAAATATGCATTTCATACGAACAATTCCTGCTTCAACTATCTCTAGAATACTAACATGATTTAAGGATAGCCTGGCATCCGTATCATTTCTCTTTCCTGCTGCATCCCAAAAATAGAATACAGGTGGTCTCGGCAAGGAAGGAAACAATTTGGAGAAAAGGGAAAGGATGAGCATGAGAGCCTAACCATGGTTAGGAAGAAGCGGACTGGATCCGGAAGTTCTACCTTAATCCTTGCGTTCAAGCGGATAGGAAATGGGGAGTCATTGGCCACTGGACTGAGCGGAGAAGCTGACATCTGGAGTAGGGGAGAGAAGCTGGTTGCGGATATAGTTGGCCATATGTCCCATGCCACGTGGGCTAGCCCACAGCATGGGATTTTGGCCCGATCCAGACGCGGCATGCCACAGCGGCCGTCGTGCTCGTGCTGGCCCAGCCCATACCACGGGTCGTGCCTGGGTCGCTCTTTCAGCCCGCATGCTAGCTCGGTACGGCACAACCCATTTGGCCCGTCACAATTAAGCGGGCAGCCCAGCCTGTTAAGGCCCGCTCGGCCCACCTCCGTGGCCATATATATACTAGCCGGCGACCGCCCCCCCCAACCCCAAACCCTACCTCCattccgccgcctcccctgttCCCTCACCCCTCCGCCTCCCTTTGTCTCCTCGACTCCACTCCTCGTCTCCTCCCCTCACAtatccgccgcctcctcgcccgcTGTCGGCTTGCCGcttgcccctcctcctccctcatcAACTCCTCCCATCGGCCCTCGCTCGCCCGCCGTATCGCCTCCCTCGCCCGCCACCGTATCGCCTCTCGGCCTCCCTCATCGACTTCGCTCATCCCCTCGTAGATCTGCCCCCTCCCTCGTCAACTTCGCTCCTTCCCTCGCAAATCTACCGCCTCCCTGGCTCCCTCATTGCAGATCCACCGCTTCCCTTATCGACTCTACTCCTCTCCTTGCAGATCTGCCGCCTCCTCCCTATCGGTGAGTCGGCTCTACGCTGCCTCCCTCGTCGACTCCGCTCCTCTCCTTGCAgatccgcctcctcctccctcttgaTGAGTCAGCTCTACGCCGCCTCTTCTCCCTCTCAGTCTCTAGTGGCTAGTGCTCCAGGTGCGCACAAGGAAGAGGTAAGCCAAACTCTAGTGCTTCTCTGCTTCGCCTCTACCGTGCTTCAGTGCTTCTCTGCTTCTCCTCTACCGTACTTTGGTGCTTCTCTGGTGGGTGGATAGATGACATCGACGGCGACTCCGGTGCTCCGGATGCGCTCGAGTATGAGGTAAGCCAAACTCTGGTGCTTCTTTGCTTCTCATCTACTATGCTAACGTGCTTCTCTGCTTCTCTGTGTCACTCTCTCTGCAGGTCTTCGGTGCACACCTGCTGAGGAGTCGGGGAGCCACCAATGGCATACTATCTAACCTACTACAACGAGGAGTTGAGGTCGATGGGGGAGACCGGAGATGATGAGTCTGACTTGGAGGCGGATCAGCGTGAACTAGTCAACATCCCCCTCCCCGATGCCGATGATTAGCCCGGTGATGGAGATCTACCACcgcctgctg encodes the following:
- the LOC101759481 gene encoding UDP-rhamnose/UDP-galactose transporter 5-like, which produces MAAQRTERDGPLVVAAPREWAATGHFFPLASYEFSKDIDKKIVLDFSSWTFNVTTSVGIIMVYKALMAHGFSFATTLTRLHFLTTTLMTIVFLWLGLSHPSHLPVTDLIKFVIFSNLSIFGMNVSLLWNYVGFYQITNLCMIPASCLLEVVFDHVHYSQDTMLSIMILLIGVAICTITDVTVRARGLIAAVLAIGSIVL